In a genomic window of Oncorhynchus masou masou isolate Uvic2021 chromosome 4, UVic_Omas_1.1, whole genome shotgun sequence:
- the dtd1 gene encoding D-aminoacyl-tRNA deacylase 1 produces MKAIIQRVTTASVSVGEVPISSIGRGLCVLLGISMEDTQKDVDYMVRKILNLRLFDDENGRAWSKSVMDKEYEVLCVSQFTLQCILKGNKPDFHAAMPAELSQPFYNNILEHLRSTYKPEMIKDGQFGAYMQVHIQNDGPVTIELVSPSAPMDPKQLAKQEKQQQRKEKQRSKGPSESGRERAAPRPRAQDPNASSGADGDVSSERET; encoded by the exons ATGAAGGCAATCATTCAAAGAGTGACAACAGCCAGCGTGTCAG TGGGAGAGGTGCCCATCAGCTCAATAggcagaggactgtgtgtgttgctgggtATATCCATGGAGGACACACAGAAGGATGTGGACTACAT GGTTCGTAAGATCCTTAACCTGCGTCTGTTTGACGATGAGAATGGCCGGGCGTGGAGCAAAAGCGTCATGGACAAGGAATATGAAGTCCTGTGTGTCAGTCAGTTCACTCTGCAGTGCATACTAAAGGGTAACAAGCCAGACTTCCATGCTGCCATGCCTGCAGAGCTGTCCCAGCCCTTCTATAATAACATCCTGGAACACCTGAGGAGCACCTACAAGCCGGAGATGATCAAAG atGGGCAGTTTGGGGCCTACATGCAGGTTCACATTCAGAATGATGGACCAGTCACCATCGAACTGGTGTCTCCTTCTGCTCCCATGGACCCCAAACAG CTCGCTAAACAGGAGAAACAGCAGCAGAGGAAAGAGAAGCAGCGCTCTAAAGGACCCTCGGAGTCAGGCAGGGAGAGGGCCGCCCCGCGCCCCAGAGCCCAGGACCCTAACGCCAGCAGTGGAGCAGACGGCGACGTGTCGTCAGAGAGGGAGACCTAG